The following are from one region of the Moritella sp. 24 genome:
- a CDS encoding methyl-accepting chemotaxis protein produces the protein MKKLILITVFVMFAIAGITSITSTSYISNQKIDDIILKKSQATAEVIAKNVEYVLQNSSQPLVDVQALVQSLSERTDIIYAVFIDRKIQAVAHSDIKKLNKVYKDSYTIEGAGKGQPKYSKWYADVQEMWVYDIMVPVRNENGQLLGAFDIGIPISEVDDAVADIMLTQLIAIIAIFLICAFVLMWLLGRFFKPLASLQQALEDISKGDGDLTVKLPVQGTDEIAHISKAFNVFVGNTNEIISQVVETGVGIGNSAAELRKQSLLGLSRGQEQSERTLLVATSINEMIATINEISQNAAGAANSADGANSDTQAGRKTLQDSSNTINNLGGEMNDMSLVITSLAERTQSIGSILDVIRGVSEQTNLLALNAAIEAARAGEAGRGFAVVADEVRNLATKTAQSTDEIQSMINQLQHEAKNAVQAMESSRSLTEEGTRTTAQAQDVLEKISLQVMAILDMNTQVATATEEQSCVANEININMDLVNNSVQEGLVASQALETSSKTLEELAQTLDLHVGSFKI, from the coding sequence ATGAAAAAATTAATATTAATAACGGTATTTGTCATGTTTGCGATTGCAGGCATAACGAGTATCACCTCTACCTCTTATATATCCAATCAAAAGATTGATGACATTATATTGAAAAAATCGCAGGCTACGGCCGAAGTGATTGCTAAAAATGTCGAGTATGTATTACAGAATTCATCCCAGCCATTAGTTGATGTACAAGCATTAGTTCAGTCACTTTCTGAGCGTACAGATATTATCTACGCTGTTTTCATCGATAGAAAAATACAAGCTGTTGCCCATAGTGATATAAAAAAACTAAACAAAGTCTATAAAGATAGCTACACCATCGAAGGAGCGGGTAAAGGACAACCTAAATATTCAAAATGGTATGCGGATGTTCAGGAAATGTGGGTATACGATATCATGGTCCCTGTTCGTAATGAGAATGGTCAGCTATTGGGGGCATTTGATATTGGCATCCCAATTTCAGAAGTAGATGATGCAGTGGCTGATATTATGCTCACTCAGTTAATCGCAATCATAGCCATCTTTCTCATTTGTGCTTTCGTATTAATGTGGTTACTGGGTCGATTTTTCAAACCTCTTGCTAGCTTACAACAAGCGTTGGAAGATATATCAAAAGGCGATGGAGACTTGACTGTTAAATTACCAGTGCAAGGAACAGATGAAATTGCCCATATTTCTAAAGCATTCAATGTTTTTGTCGGTAATACGAATGAAATAATTTCTCAAGTCGTCGAAACGGGTGTCGGTATCGGCAATTCAGCGGCTGAACTTCGCAAACAATCTCTGCTTGGGCTTTCAAGGGGTCAAGAGCAAAGCGAACGAACGTTATTAGTCGCAACGTCGATAAATGAAATGATCGCCACTATTAATGAAATATCACAAAATGCAGCGGGTGCAGCAAATTCAGCAGACGGTGCAAATAGCGATACGCAAGCAGGGCGTAAAACATTACAGGATTCTTCTAATACCATTAATAACCTGGGTGGTGAAATGAATGACATGTCATTGGTTATTACATCATTAGCGGAAAGAACGCAGTCAATTGGTTCCATACTTGACGTGATAAGAGGCGTTTCTGAGCAGACGAATCTCCTTGCGCTTAATGCTGCAATTGAAGCAGCACGAGCGGGGGAGGCTGGCCGAGGTTTTGCCGTTGTTGCTGATGAAGTTAGAAACCTTGCGACTAAAACTGCGCAATCAACGGATGAAATTCAAAGTATGATTAATCAGTTACAGCATGAGGCCAAAAACGCGGTTCAGGCAATGGAGAGTAGTCGCTCGTTAACTGAAGAAGGAACAAGAACAACTGCACAAGCTCAGGACGTACTTGAAAAAATATCATTACAAGTGATGGCTATTTTAGATATGAATACTCAGGTTGCAACAGCTACCGAAGAACAGTCTTGTGTCGCAAATGAAATCAATATCAATATGGACTTGGTCAATAACTCTGTGCAGGAAGGTTTGGTTGCCAGTCAGGCATTAGAAACGTCGAGTAAAACTTTGGAAGAGCTTGCTCAAACGTTAGATCTGCATGTTGGTTCATTCAAAATATAA
- a CDS encoding nuclear transport factor 2 family protein has protein sequence MKLNTVDAWHQLLKTRNTDDLDLLLSDKVVFHSPVTHTPQAGKIITSVYLTVALSVFVNESFNYVRQIISDNDAALEFEVEIDGILVNGVDMIKWDDEGKIIDFKVSIRPLKAVNLIHKKMGELLQVAG, from the coding sequence ATGAAACTTAATACTGTCGATGCTTGGCACCAACTACTTAAAACGCGTAATACAGATGATCTTGACCTACTGCTTTCTGACAAGGTTGTTTTCCATTCACCAGTCACGCATACACCACAAGCAGGTAAAATAATAACCTCTGTATATTTGACTGTGGCATTGAGCGTTTTCGTCAATGAATCATTTAATTATGTCCGCCAAATCATCAGTGATAACGATGCAGCACTGGAATTCGAAGTCGAGATAGATGGCATTTTGGTGAATGGTGTAGATATGATCAAATGGGATGATGAAGGCAAGATCATCGACTTCAAAGTCAGTATTCGCCCGCTCAAAGCCGTTAACTTAATCCATAAGAAGATGGGGGAATTACTACAGGTAGCAGGATAA
- a CDS encoding YdiU family protein: MTNRQPQKTSATISTLKELATLANYSLMDTLNCDPDAKENGADHAPRQVFTGHYVPVNPTPIKDPAYVAHSKNFFSELGFADSMAESSDFLRMFSGDISQVPEPMRKVGWASGYALSIYGTEYIQQCPFQTGNGYGDGRAISVLEAVIKGQRWEMQLKGGGRTPYCRGADGRAVLRSSIREFLAQEHMHALGVPTSRSLSLYVSKTERVKRPWYSEGSRSENPDMLISEAVAISTRVAPSFIRVGQLELFARRTRKNEHPKAMEELEKIVLHLIDREYADVIDTQLTTSEKVVLLAREFRGRLTSLIADWIRVGFCQGNFNSDNCAAGGFTLDYGPFGFCDVFNPYYQPWTGGGNHFSFMNQPRAAQQNFDMFCSTLRPLLVSNQQDLLAFDEIQSEFSVVMDTKMKAMWATKLGLINLKSESDKALCNVLIKELQTLMMQAPVDYTIFFRELSSIPDDIGPLKKSFYSSLYNDAADDPDSLELEKYWAEWLEKWKVLLNSASDANGLSSRTSEDISMQMKLVNPKYILREWFVMPAYQQATTGNYALIRELQGVMTQPYAEQSKEVEDKYYRLKPLEFFEVGGLSHLSCSS, from the coding sequence ATGACAAATCGACAGCCTCAGAAAACCTCCGCGACTATATCGACGCTCAAGGAACTTGCAACGTTGGCAAACTATTCCCTCATGGACACGCTTAACTGCGATCCTGATGCGAAAGAAAATGGTGCTGATCACGCACCGAGACAAGTCTTTACGGGCCATTATGTCCCGGTCAATCCGACACCAATCAAAGATCCAGCGTATGTAGCGCACAGCAAGAACTTCTTTTCCGAGCTTGGCTTCGCCGACAGCATGGCTGAATCTTCTGACTTCCTCCGCATGTTCTCTGGTGACATTTCTCAGGTTCCAGAACCGATGCGCAAAGTCGGTTGGGCGAGTGGCTACGCACTTTCTATTTACGGTACGGAATACATCCAGCAGTGCCCGTTCCAAACCGGCAATGGATATGGAGATGGTCGTGCAATTTCTGTGCTTGAGGCCGTCATCAAGGGTCAACGCTGGGAAATGCAGTTGAAAGGTGGTGGCCGTACGCCATATTGCCGCGGTGCCGACGGTCGTGCTGTCTTACGCTCTAGTATTCGCGAGTTCTTGGCTCAGGAACACATGCACGCACTGGGCGTGCCCACTTCTCGGTCTTTAAGTTTGTACGTTTCAAAGACCGAAAGGGTGAAACGACCATGGTACTCGGAGGGTTCAAGATCAGAGAATCCTGACATGCTTATATCTGAAGCCGTCGCTATCTCGACACGTGTCGCACCGTCATTCATCCGCGTTGGCCAACTCGAACTTTTTGCTCGCCGAACCCGTAAAAATGAACATCCAAAAGCGATGGAGGAACTCGAGAAGATTGTACTGCACTTGATTGATCGTGAATACGCAGACGTTATCGATACACAACTAACCACCTCAGAAAAAGTGGTATTGCTGGCACGGGAGTTTCGTGGCCGTCTCACGTCACTGATAGCGGATTGGATCCGTGTCGGCTTCTGCCAAGGTAACTTCAACAGCGACAATTGCGCAGCCGGTGGCTTTACACTTGATTATGGTCCCTTTGGTTTTTGTGATGTGTTTAATCCGTATTATCAACCTTGGACGGGTGGTGGTAACCATTTCTCGTTCATGAACCAACCTAGAGCAGCTCAACAAAATTTCGATATGTTTTGTTCGACTTTACGACCGTTACTGGTATCTAATCAGCAGGATTTGCTTGCGTTCGACGAGATCCAAAGTGAATTTTCGGTAGTAATGGATACGAAAATGAAGGCGATGTGGGCTACCAAGTTGGGGCTTATCAATTTGAAGAGTGAGTCTGATAAAGCACTTTGCAACGTGCTCATCAAGGAGCTGCAAACACTCATGATGCAAGCGCCTGTTGATTACACTATTTTCTTCCGCGAACTATCCTCGATTCCTGACGACATTGGCCCACTCAAGAAAAGTTTTTACAGTAGTCTATACAATGATGCTGCGGATGATCCAGATAGCTTAGAGTTGGAAAAGTACTGGGCTGAGTGGCTAGAAAAATGGAAAGTGCTCCTTAACAGTGCTAGTGACGCGAATGGTCTCTCATCCCGAACCAGTGAGGACATTTCTATGCAGATGAAGCTCGTTAATCCAAAATATATTTTACGAGAGTGGTTTGTTATGCCGGCTTATCAGCAAGCAACTACGGGGAATTACGCGCTAATTCGAGAGTTACAGGGCGTGATGACACAGCCATATGCAGAGCAGTCGAAGGAAGTGGAAGATAAATACTATCGATTGAAACCGCTTGAGTTCTTTGAGGTGGGTGGATTGTCGCATCTTAGTTGTTCATCGTGA
- the ccoP gene encoding cytochrome-c oxidase, cbb3-type subunit III, translated as MESIKIFSSVLSIIFFFIMVAVIYSQFRKNKTADSHKTVEQFDGIEEKDAPIPKVFFVAYLIAFTGAIVYLLLYPGVASWKGFVGWTQKDDAYVAKSIDLNSNINGVINAHTDEKIFTLLQKDPLVLQSGKALFGDNCSACHSQDATGQHNYPNLIDKDWLYGGSPQNIYTTIYNGRHGKMPAWKDTLSNDDIDELTQYVSQLNKGSFTSNDLFDANCSSCHGKDAQGTQGIGAPDLTDNIWLHGSTKSDIKRVIENGMRNKMPDFGDRLTQNQMLSLTSYIVSLQDEPEENIGFMQAKTYIFSRNEKPLPAVLTTCVGCHGLDGLGSVPDAPKLAGLKAVYIFNQLNLFSSGLRQNTSMKNAVSDLNVKDKLLAASYFSSLASPAISQINPDKSAEGLINDPTERLIFQGDWQRALPACSTCHGQKTEGSPSFPRLAGQSSDYLEKQLFDWRTGARAGDQGQMMQNVVRKLTGDEIKSLSKYLSEIK; from the coding sequence ATGGAATCCATAAAAATATTCTCAAGCGTACTATCGATTATCTTCTTTTTTATCATGGTTGCCGTTATTTATTCACAGTTCAGAAAAAACAAAACTGCGGATAGTCATAAAACAGTTGAGCAGTTTGATGGGATTGAAGAAAAAGATGCGCCAATTCCTAAGGTTTTCTTTGTTGCGTACCTTATTGCATTTACAGGCGCCATTGTTTACCTCCTTTTATATCCAGGTGTCGCGTCTTGGAAAGGTTTTGTCGGTTGGACACAGAAGGATGACGCGTATGTGGCTAAATCTATTGATCTTAACAGTAATATTAATGGCGTAATCAACGCGCATACTGATGAGAAGATATTTACGCTTTTACAAAAAGATCCGCTTGTTTTGCAGAGTGGTAAAGCATTATTTGGTGATAATTGTTCTGCTTGTCATAGTCAAGATGCAACTGGGCAGCACAACTACCCTAACTTAATTGATAAAGATTGGTTATACGGTGGTTCACCTCAGAATATTTACACGACTATATATAATGGTCGTCATGGCAAAATGCCTGCTTGGAAAGATACGTTAAGTAATGATGACATAGATGAACTGACGCAGTATGTTTCTCAGCTAAATAAAGGATCATTTACAAGTAATGACCTTTTTGATGCGAATTGTTCTTCATGTCACGGAAAAGATGCCCAAGGAACACAGGGCATAGGTGCACCTGACTTAACTGACAACATCTGGCTTCATGGTTCAACCAAAAGTGATATTAAGCGCGTTATTGAGAATGGCATGCGCAACAAAATGCCTGATTTTGGTGACCGCCTTACGCAAAATCAAATGCTGTCTTTGACCTCTTATATTGTCTCCTTACAAGATGAACCAGAAGAAAATATCGGGTTTATGCAAGCGAAGACGTATATTTTCTCTCGAAATGAAAAACCATTGCCAGCCGTACTGACTACCTGTGTGGGCTGTCATGGCTTGGATGGTCTTGGCAGTGTTCCTGATGCGCCTAAATTAGCTGGATTAAAAGCGGTATATATCTTTAATCAGTTGAACTTGTTTTCATCAGGTTTAAGACAAAATACGTCGATGAAAAATGCGGTGTCCGATTTAAATGTTAAAGATAAATTACTTGCTGCTAGCTATTTCAGTTCACTCGCTTCGCCAGCGATAAGTCAAATCAATCCCGATAAATCAGCAGAAGGGCTGATTAACGATCCGACTGAACGCCTAATATTCCAAGGTGATTGGCAACGAGCGCTCCCAGCTTGCTCGACTTGTCATGGCCAAAAAACGGAAGGTAGCCCGTCATTTCCAAGATTGGCTGGTCAATCTTCTGACTATTTAGAGAAGCAATTATTTGACTGGAGAACGGGCGCGAGAGCGGGTGACCAAGGTCAAATGATGCAAAATGTCGTTAGAAAGCTGACAGGTGATGAAATTAAATCTCTATCTAAATATTTATCAGAAATTAAATAA
- a CDS encoding cbb3-type cytochrome c oxidase subunit I: MYENEEKLTKAFVIAAIAWGVIGMCIGLMAALQLYLPQLNFANEYINFGKIRPLHTNAIIFGLVCNFIIGLSLYIVAKTSVVNLVSKGLSWFLFWGWQITLVIGLISIALGYTSTKEYAEFEWPIDIAIVVLWLTFGYIFFGTLAKRKTKHIFVSNWFSGGVIIVIGLIYLINNLAIPVYAFKGYSIFSGASDALVQWWWGHNAVGFLLTAGFVGTNYYFIPKLVNRPIYSYRLSLITFWGLIGFYTWAGTHHLLFTSVPTWIQNIGIVMSILLWIPSWAGAYNAWMTCTSNKEEMKKNPVVWFFLSSIAYYALATFEGPLMAIRWFNMIAHNTSWVIGHVHSGALGWVGMTCIATFYYFIPKLYKKELYSYGLVKVHFVLAHIGILFYIVSLWIGGIGQGVKSLSLTASGSLTYSFVDILRFMEPYMLGRAIGGALFILGMLVMVYNLIMTVKKTQKVVIEGAY; encoded by the coding sequence ATGTATGAAAATGAAGAAAAATTAACGAAAGCATTTGTTATTGCTGCCATAGCTTGGGGCGTTATAGGAATGTGTATTGGTTTAATGGCGGCTTTGCAGCTATATCTACCACAATTAAATTTTGCAAATGAGTATATCAATTTCGGGAAAATAAGACCCTTGCATACTAACGCCATCATCTTTGGGTTGGTTTGCAACTTTATAATCGGTCTTTCGTTATATATCGTGGCAAAAACATCAGTCGTGAATCTAGTATCCAAAGGCTTATCGTGGTTCTTGTTCTGGGGTTGGCAGATAACATTGGTCATCGGCCTGATATCAATCGCTTTAGGGTATACATCAACGAAAGAATACGCTGAATTTGAGTGGCCAATTGATATCGCTATTGTGGTCCTCTGGCTAACGTTTGGCTATATCTTTTTTGGCACGCTAGCGAAAAGAAAAACCAAGCATATATTTGTTTCAAACTGGTTCAGTGGTGGGGTAATTATTGTTATAGGTTTAATTTATTTAATCAATAATTTAGCCATTCCAGTGTATGCATTTAAAGGTTACTCCATATTTTCTGGTGCGAGTGATGCACTTGTACAGTGGTGGTGGGGCCATAACGCAGTTGGCTTCTTATTGACTGCTGGCTTTGTGGGTACCAATTACTATTTTATTCCCAAGTTAGTGAATAGACCCATTTATTCATATCGACTTTCGTTAATTACTTTTTGGGGTTTAATCGGTTTTTATACTTGGGCTGGTACACATCATTTACTCTTTACATCGGTTCCAACTTGGATCCAAAACATTGGCATCGTGATGTCTATTCTATTGTGGATACCGTCATGGGCTGGCGCATATAACGCTTGGATGACTTGTACTTCAAATAAAGAAGAAATGAAGAAAAATCCCGTTGTATGGTTCTTTTTATCATCAATTGCCTATTACGCATTAGCCACATTTGAAGGTCCTCTTATGGCGATCAGATGGTTCAATATGATCGCGCATAATACCAGTTGGGTTATAGGACACGTTCACTCTGGCGCGCTAGGTTGGGTTGGTATGACGTGTATCGCTACGTTCTACTATTTCATTCCTAAGTTATACAAAAAAGAACTCTACTCATATGGTCTTGTTAAGGTGCATTTTGTACTCGCTCATATCGGCATATTGTTCTACATAGTCTCTCTTTGGATTGGTGGTATAGGTCAAGGTGTTAAATCGTTAAGCTTAACTGCATCTGGTTCTCTTACTTATTCATTTGTTGATATTTTACGGTTTATGGAACCTTACATGCTAGGACGTGCAATTGGTGGCGCCCTGTTTATCTTAGGTATGTTAGTGATGGTATATAACCTCATCATGACGGTGAAAAAAACACAAAAAGTAGTTATTGAAGGAGCATATTAA
- a CDS encoding cbb3-type cytochrome c oxidase subunit II, producing MEESISKSVMAFITITTVVVLFSFFVWVFPGFFFTNDLKEITTAKPYSALELAGRDVYMAEGCVACHTQMVRNLEPERKRYGRPNKMEDDVYEFNFLWSSQRTGPDLTNIGLKYTESWHKQHLINPQVVVPASIMPQYPWLFEKEIKVSNVIASMQAMQKLGVPYTDTQIENAPTKVEGKTRGDALIAYLMSLGVDTREEGGDLN from the coding sequence ATGGAAGAGTCAATTTCCAAGTCAGTAATGGCTTTTATTACGATCACGACAGTCGTCGTTCTATTTTCATTCTTTGTGTGGGTTTTTCCAGGGTTCTTCTTCACTAACGATCTTAAAGAAATAACGACAGCCAAACCATACTCGGCTTTAGAACTAGCTGGACGAGATGTTTATATGGCTGAAGGTTGTGTGGCATGCCATACCCAAATGGTTAGAAACTTGGAACCGGAAAGAAAAAGATACGGTCGTCCTAATAAGATGGAAGATGATGTTTATGAGTTTAACTTTTTGTGGAGCTCACAAAGAACTGGCCCTGATCTGACTAATATTGGTTTAAAGTACACTGAAAGCTGGCACAAACAACACCTAATAAATCCTCAAGTAGTTGTTCCAGCTTCAATTATGCCTCAATATCCGTGGCTTTTTGAAAAGGAAATTAAAGTGAGTAATGTCATTGCTTCAATGCAAGCGATGCAAAAGTTAGGTGTTCCGTATACAGACACGCAAATTGAAAATGCACCGACTAAAGTTGAAGGTAAAACGAGAGGTGATGCGCTTATTGCTTACTTGATGAGTCTGGGTGTCGATACGCGTGAAGAAGGTGGGGATTTAAATTAA
- a CDS encoding DEAD/DEAH box helicase codes for MSEFKEFSLLESIIDRVSLKGYKQPTPIQKECIPALINGHDLLGIAQTGTGKTAAFSLPIINNFGRNKIDIKAKSTRSLILTPTRELASQIMQNIDDYSDGLGLKTKVVYGGVGRQAQVDSIALGLDILVATPGRLLDLIKTGDVNFQALEVFVLDEADTMLDMGFFKDVQRIISKLPKNRQTLLFSATMPAEIEILAKAILTDPTKVQIKAETVTIDLINQSVYHLEKSNKVPLLFDILKGSDYKKVLIFCKTKPGADIIVEALEEASITAASLHSGKSQAAREEALQSFKDADLSVLVATDVAARGIDVDNITLVINYNLPEDPRNYIHRIGRTARAGKSGMAISFAVENDITLLKSIEKSIGQVIPVITEQPFHKEFAEAPKKAKKKVKKRNRR; via the coding sequence ATGTCCGAGTTTAAAGAATTTTCACTTTTAGAGTCAATTATTGACCGCGTTAGTCTTAAAGGCTATAAACAGCCTACTCCGATCCAAAAAGAATGTATTCCAGCGCTTATTAATGGGCATGATCTTCTTGGTATAGCGCAAACAGGAACAGGAAAAACTGCCGCCTTTTCATTGCCTATTATCAATAATTTTGGGCGAAATAAAATAGATATCAAGGCTAAGAGCACGCGTTCACTCATTCTCACGCCAACGAGAGAGCTTGCCTCGCAAATAATGCAAAACATTGATGACTACTCTGATGGTTTAGGTCTTAAAACTAAGGTTGTTTATGGTGGTGTAGGAAGACAAGCTCAAGTTGACTCTATCGCGCTTGGACTTGATATTTTAGTGGCTACTCCGGGAAGATTATTGGATTTAATTAAAACGGGCGATGTAAATTTTCAGGCGTTAGAAGTCTTTGTGTTAGACGAAGCAGATACAATGCTTGATATGGGGTTCTTCAAAGATGTTCAACGCATCATATCTAAACTGCCAAAGAACCGACAAACACTACTGTTTTCAGCTACTATGCCAGCTGAAATAGAAATACTTGCAAAAGCTATACTAACGGATCCAACAAAAGTTCAGATTAAGGCCGAAACGGTAACTATCGACTTGATTAACCAAAGTGTATACCACCTTGAAAAATCGAATAAAGTACCTTTGCTATTTGATATCCTGAAAGGATCTGATTATAAAAAAGTGCTCATCTTTTGTAAAACAAAGCCTGGTGCTGACATCATAGTTGAAGCGCTAGAAGAAGCATCAATCACAGCCGCAAGCCTCCACAGTGGTAAATCACAAGCAGCTAGAGAAGAAGCCTTACAAAGTTTTAAAGATGCTGATTTAAGCGTATTAGTCGCAACTGATGTCGCAGCGCGTGGCATTGATGTTGATAATATTACGTTAGTCATTAACTACAACCTACCTGAAGATCCAAGAAACTACATACACCGTATAGGACGAACAGCCCGTGCAGGGAAAAGTGGAATGGCCATTTCATTTGCTGTAGAAAACGATATAACGTTATTAAAGAGTATTGAAAAAAGCATTGGACAAGTCATTCCTGTTATTACAGAACAGCCTTTCCATAAAGAGTTTGCAGAAGCGCCTAAAAAAGCCAAGAAAAAGGTTAAAAAAAGAAATAGAAGGTAA
- a CDS encoding bifunctional 2-polyprenyl-6-hydroxyphenol methylase/3-demethylubiquinol 3-O-methyltransferase UbiG, with protein sequence MDENTEIWRQYYEKALSRPHSKRTEFAIRLNESTLKVATDCGCGTGSDIQYLEQQGFRVHGFDINPDSVAICRDRFGLKSLVEISESSFESFDYPKSGVVIANSSLFFADPSQFEATWSSIKSSIEVGGVFAGDFMGIKDSWAQHYRSPTTPLSESEIKDLFSEFEIVRFYERDEKAKTALGRMKHWHTYSVVAVRRT encoded by the coding sequence ATGGATGAAAATACTGAAATCTGGCGTCAGTACTACGAAAAGGCACTATCTCGCCCACATTCAAAGCGTACTGAATTTGCAATTCGACTCAATGAATCAACTCTAAAAGTAGCCACTGATTGTGGCTGTGGCACAGGCAGTGATATCCAGTATCTAGAGCAACAGGGTTTTCGAGTTCATGGCTTCGATATTAATCCAGACTCTGTTGCTATTTGTCGAGACAGATTTGGGCTAAAGTCGTTAGTGGAAATTTCAGAGTCTTCGTTTGAATCTTTCGATTATCCAAAATCTGGTGTGGTTATCGCAAACTCAAGTTTGTTCTTTGCTGACCCAAGTCAATTTGAAGCGACTTGGAGCAGCATTAAATCGTCAATTGAAGTCGGTGGTGTATTTGCTGGTGACTTTATGGGTATTAAGGACAGTTGGGCTCAACATTATCGAAGTCCAACTACACCTTTATCCGAATCTGAGATAAAGGATTTGTTCTCTGAATTTGAAATAGTCAGGTTCTACGAACGAGATGAAAAAGCTAAAACTGCATTGGGTAGAATGAAGCATTGGCATACTTATTCTGTGGTTGCGGTGAGACGTACATAA
- a CDS encoding VOC family protein, with protein MMSKSTILRVARPTDNLEAITDMYVTGLGFKLLGDFKDHNGFDGSIIGHEKHNYHFEFTHHEGVSVGRAPTQDNLLVFYFTEAEAWGESCKQMIDAGFKVVPSYNDYWDVVGKTFEDIDGYRVVLQNREWSV; from the coding sequence ATGATGTCAAAATCCACAATATTAAGAGTCGCAAGGCCAACGGATAATCTAGAAGCGATTACAGATATGTATGTGACTGGCTTAGGTTTCAAGTTGCTGGGTGATTTTAAAGATCATAATGGTTTTGATGGTTCTATCATTGGCCATGAAAAGCATAACTATCATTTTGAATTTACTCACCATGAGGGAGTAAGTGTAGGAAGGGCACCAACTCAGGATAATCTTCTTGTATTTTATTTCACAGAAGCAGAAGCATGGGGGGAAAGCTGCAAACAGATGATTGATGCAGGATTTAAGGTTGTTCCTTCATATAATGATTACTGGGATGTTGTTGGTAAAACATTTGAAGATATAGATGGGTATCGTGTGGTTCTTCAAAACCGAGAATGGTCAGTTTAA
- a CDS encoding molybdopterin-dependent oxidoreductase, which yields MMKMNKLRREIIKAAGYVALTAAPLTAFSKEFMKDGSMYSDGEGVSYADGPKPVLSTFPQKDNLVIVHTRPPHLETPFNVFNEGLITPNNRFFVRYHLADVPVAIDTDKYTITISGSVDKEVKLSLAELKAIEGQQEIVAVQQCTGNSRGYSSPRVFGAQLSNGAMGNAKFKGVPLKNVLAKAGISSAATSVIIDGLDKPVRDTTPDFQKSLPIDHIMTGEPMLVWEMNGEPLPFLNGFPVKLIVPGWYATYWVKHVSHLKVIEDEFDNFDAFFMTTGYRLPDNDTKSELPNKRAKTTLPVNRFPIRSFVTSLENGDDVNASTSIEIKGIAFDSGSGIKNVEISVDGGTKWMPTTLGEDLGRFSFRGWKLSHSFSEKGRTLVMVRATGNSGETQSVNASWNHGGYNRNAIERTSIKVV from the coding sequence ATGATGAAAATGAATAAGTTAAGAAGGGAAATCATTAAAGCAGCGGGCTATGTCGCTTTAACTGCTGCACCATTAACAGCTTTCTCTAAAGAGTTTATGAAAGATGGAAGCATGTATTCAGATGGTGAAGGAGTGAGCTATGCTGATGGTCCTAAGCCAGTACTAAGTACATTCCCTCAAAAAGATAACCTTGTGATCGTACATACTCGACCACCTCATCTTGAAACGCCTTTTAATGTATTCAATGAAGGGTTAATAACACCAAACAACCGTTTTTTTGTGCGTTATCACTTAGCTGACGTTCCTGTTGCCATCGACACTGATAAGTATACGATTACTATTTCAGGGTCAGTTGATAAGGAAGTTAAGCTAAGTTTAGCTGAATTAAAGGCAATTGAAGGCCAGCAAGAAATCGTCGCGGTACAACAATGTACGGGTAATAGCCGAGGTTATTCATCACCACGTGTTTTTGGTGCGCAATTAAGTAATGGCGCAATGGGGAACGCGAAGTTCAAAGGTGTACCACTTAAAAACGTGTTAGCTAAAGCTGGTATTTCAAGTGCAGCGACAAGTGTCATCATCGATGGTTTGGATAAGCCGGTACGAGATACGACACCAGACTTCCAAAAATCATTACCTATTGACCATATTATGACGGGTGAACCTATGTTGGTCTGGGAAATGAATGGTGAGCCCTTACCATTTTTAAATGGTTTCCCAGTGAAGTTAATCGTTCCAGGTTGGTATGCAACGTATTGGGTTAAACATGTATCACACCTCAAAGTGATAGAGGATGAGTTTGACAACTTTGACGCTTTCTTTATGACAACAGGGTACCGTTTACCTGACAATGATACTAAAAGTGAACTACCAAATAAAAGGGCTAAAACGACATTACCTGTGAATCGCTTCCCAATAAGAAGCTTTGTTACTAGCTTAGAAAATGGTGATGACGTTAATGCGTCAACCAGTATTGAAATTAAGGGGATTGCTTTTGATAGTGGTAGTGGTATCAAAAACGTAGAAATTTCAGTCGATGGTGGAACAAAATGGATGCCCACAACGCTTGGTGAAGATCTTGGTCGCTTTTCCTTTCGAGGTTGGAAGTTAAGCCATAGTTTTAGTGAAAAAGGAAGAACATTGGTGATGGTAAGAGCAACAGGTAATAGTGGGGAAACACAATCTGTAAATGCATCTTGGAATCATGGCGGCTATAACCGCAATGCGATTGAACGAACAAGTATTAAGGTGGTTTAA